The segment TGGACCGCTACACAAACCCGTACACCGGTAAAACGGTTGATGTGCCTGTTTTCCGCGCGGGCATTACCGGTGAAGTCTTGGGCCCCAATGGGCTTGAGCTGAAAGCGAACTTCGGGATGAAATCGAGTGTGTTTGGCAAACCGATTGCGCTCGATATCGTCACCATTGGCGACCGCGCCGTGGTTACACGTCATGGCTTCACCCAGTGGACGCCGCCCGGAACCAACGAACCACGCACTGAATTCACCACCGACAGCTGGGCATGTGCGCTTGCGGATCTCCAGACCGAAGATGCCCCGGCGATTAAGTCAACCCACGCTTGGACCAGTCAGACTGAATGGCAGACCTGGCTTCAGATGCCGAACGATTTGGACGGCGCGCATATCTGGCGGGCCGAGGGTGGTAATGTCTATTCAATTGAGGAATTGCCTCACGGCTTCGTCCAATATTGTATGGCGCGCGATCCCAATCTTCTGACCGGGGCGCTCGGCTAAGCTAGATGGGCCTAATCGGTGGCTTGTCGTTGCCGACTGCCGAGCCTCGGTCGTACTCAAAGCTGCATTTCACTGCAGGCAAACCCGGGTCAACGAATTAACCCGCACAGAACAGCCCTCTAGCCTGACTGCGCGGGGGCTGTTTTTTGTTGCGGCAAAGAGCACTTCAACCTGCGGTCACCTCATACCAATCTGCATTTCTTATGAACCACGCGCTTGTCCCTCGTCAGTGTCCGCCGTCAGCACCAATGGCACAGATTTGAGGTTGTTAATTAAGGAGGATTTGGGCTTCGTCGTAGTGACGAAGGAACGAAGATGAAGCCCAAATCCTCCTTAAGAAAATTGTCGGCGTAGACCCCTGCGGATCGGGTGGTGAAGGACATCCGGCGGCAGACCCAGCGCCATTTCTCGGCCGAAGACAAGATACGCATCGTGCTGGAAGGCCTGCGCGGCGAGGACAGCATTGCCGAGCTGTGCCGCAAGGAAGACATTGCCCAGAGCCTACCTGGTCGCAGGAGTTCATGGAGGCTGGCAAGCGTCTCATTGGCACTGACGGCGGACAGATGTGATGAAAGGCGCGCGCCAGTACGGTGCAAGGAGTTGCACAGAAAAAATGAGGCGCTGCTTCGCATTATCCTGAAGGGACTGCAGCGCCTCAAGTTGCTCCACAGGCTGCCGATCGCATCCTGCGTCGTGAGAGTTGGATAGACGATGTGTTCACTCAAGGCATTTACACGAAATTCGTGAGTTTTTAGATGGCGGAGAGCAGTTCGTGAACCAGGCGAACTCTCGTTCGGCGCCAACTGGGCATATTCGAGCAAATACTCCAGCTCAGTGTTCGCAGACCCGCTGGGTACCGAGAACGGCTACAACCAGCTCGACCTGCGCGCTGACTGGAATAATCTCGCTGGCAAGGAAGGGCTTGCGCTGGGATTCTTTGTCAACAACGTAACAAAGGAACTCTACAAGATTGGCGGCGTGCCGGTCTACTCGGTCCTCGGCACGACCAGCTTGCTCTATAACGAACCACGCACCTGGGGCATCCAGCTCCGCTATCGCTTCGGCAATTGACATGCTTCGCGGCGTCGCGGCACTTCGCCTTCGTAGGCAAAGCTTGACTGGAGGCCTTCGTCGCGATGCCTGCCATGATGTTCACAGATGATTGAGAGGATGGATTGACATGAGGAAGGTTGTATCGCCTCTGGTGCTTGGTGCGATATTGTTGACGTCCTGCCTGCCGCTTCACGCGCAGCCAGCACAAGCCCCGACCGATCGGGGCGGCCAGAAAAGCGGAGGCAAAGTGGCGGATCCGGGCAGGCTTCTGTCCGTGGAAGACCTGAACCCCTCCTATAGTCTAAGCGAGGCGGGGAAGGCTTATGCGATCCGCTACACATCGACGGATGGTATCACCGGTACCGGCATCGTTACGGTTTCGGGTGCGCTGTTCATGCCCAAAGGCGCACCTCCCGCAGGAGGTTGGCCAGTGGTGGCCTGGACGCACGGCACGGTTGGGATCGGTGACAATTGCGCGCCCTCGCGAAATCCGCGCTCGGAACGCGACAGCGCCTATCTGAACAAATGGCTGCAGGCGGGATATGCTATCGTCGCGACCGACTATCAGGGATTGGGAACGCCCGGTCCGCACCCCTATATGAACAGCCGCGCCGCCGCTCATTCCACGCTCGATTCCATACGCGCGGTGGTGAACGGACGTCTCAACTTGGCGAACAAAGCGCTCCTCGTCGGTCAATCGCAAGGTGCCGCCGCTGCCTTCGCTACCGCTGGACTGGCGTCAGAATATGCACCTGACCTACAGATTCGCGGTGCGATCGCGACGGGCATTCCCAACCTCATCCCTCCCGATGAAAATGACAAGGGAGAGGTCGCCTCTTATGACCCTTCCAAAGGGAACAAGGTCGATCCCACGATCGCCTACCTTTTATATATCGCGGAAAATGCTCGGCAAATCGACTCGCGGATGGATCCGGCAGCGGTTTTCACTGAGCAGGCTCTTCCCTTGATAAGAAAATCTGCTGATCTTTGCGTTCGCGCGATGTTCGAGGAGGTTTTCGATAAGAAAATGAAAAGGAATGATACCTTCAAGGCCGATTTCATGAAATATTATGCTGAATATTTTCGTGTAAACACTTATCCATCTCTACGCGTTGCCATGCCTATTTTCATTGGGATAGGTGGGGCAGACGTTGATGCCCCCACAGCCTTACAAGTTAATTTCGTTAAGAAAGTCTGCGAGGCAGGATCAAAGGTGGAAGCCCATATTTATCCTGGACTTAATCATTCCGATACGGTCGGTCGATCGGTCTTGAATTCTACTTTGTTTGCGCAAGCAGTTATGAATAGCAAATCAATTGCGAATACTTGCGAATCTGAGATTATATCGCATTGATAATTGTTTTTTGTTAATAAATTCCGGGATTCGTGCTGAGCTCCCTTGATTTTTGGTAATCAGCAGCGGAGTTCGTCATCTTTGTGGTGGTTGTGCGCGGTGATGCCAACGTGCCCAGGAGCATGCCCCTGGGCACGTTGGCCGGCGGTCTCTGCGGAGGGATGCCCCTGTCCTCGCAAACCAGCCAATTGAGTTGCCTCCGTCGAGCGTTTTGATCGGTTTTTTTAGTGGATTGAAGCCAGCGCATCATATCGGGGGGAGGTGGAGTGAAGCGGAGCCGGAGGCCGTTTTCTGGTGTAGGTGGTCGATAGTCTAGGCCGTAGACAGGTCATTAACGCGCGCAACACCACGAGGCTTATTGGGCAGCAGCGGCTCAATCACGCGCCACTCGAAGTCGGTCAGATCGTATCGGCTCGTCCCGAGCCCTGAATCAGAAACTCCGCGCCATGGAAATCCCGTTTATGGGTTCAAGGCCTAATGTTACGCCGCTCACTCCCAATCGCACAATCTGCTCAGATTATGGACAAAGGTGTAATTATGTCTATAATCTGACAGTGAAAGCGAGAAAAACAATGGCAAGCATCGCGCATCCGGAGAATAGCCCGTCCATGCCCGATCTCGGTGGACCGGCCTTGCGTGCGTTCTTCGGAATTGCTCAGGCTTGGCACCTGAGCGAAACGGAACAGCTCAAGCTGCTCGGGTTGGTCAGCCGCTCAACTCTGCATAGCTGGAAGGCGGGCAAGGTGACCAAGGTGAGCCGCGACACCCTTGAGCGCATTTCCTACCTGCTGGGGATCTTCAAGGCGATCAACATACTGCTGCCTATGCCTGACCGCGCGGACGCATGGATGCGAGCTGCGAACAAGGCGCCTCTTTTTGGCGGCCGGAGCGCGCTTGACCGGATGACCTCGGGCAACGTCGCGGACCTTTTCGTCGTTCGCCAATATCTCGACGCGCAGCGAGGATAATATGACATTTACCGCATATCAGCCGCAGCTGGCGGCCACGGATTGGCGTGTCTATCGAATAGTCCCGTCGATCTTCCCTCCGGTGTCGCTATTCGACCGGATCAGCCATCCGGCGGACCTCGAGGCACTCTTCGCTGTCGAGGCCCTGACCAACGATCGCCTACGCGAGGAGGTCGGCGATATCAGTCTGGTTCCCGTCGAGGATCGGGTCACCGGCCCGGGCTCGACCCCGTTCATGGCCTCGTTCACACACCTCAGCCCACAGGGCGGGCGCTTCAACACTCCCGATTTTGGCGCCTACTACGCCTCACCCGAAATCGAAACGGCAATCGCTGAAACCAGGTACCATCGCGAAGAATTCCTGTCCTTCACCAATGAGGGGCCCGTTGACGTCGACATGCGCGTCTACCTCGCCCGGGTGATGGGGGATCTGCATGATGCGCGGACGGATGCCCCGCTCGAGATATACGACCCTGACAACCACAGCCATGGTCAAGCGCTTGCCACGGTGCTCCGTCATAGTGGGTCGAACGGGCTGATCTACGCGAGTGTTCGTGCGCCCGGCGGAAACTGTGTGGCGGTGTTCCGCCCCCGGTTGTTGTCGGAATGTCGCCAGGAACGCCATCTCACCTATCGTTGGGACGGTCACCGCGTCACCCAGATTTATGAAAAGCGGGATTTCAGCCCTAATGGGCGGGCCCCAGAGACATAAGCGATCATGCAGAGGCTCACCGCGCGGCGGGTACATCCTTGAGCGCGGTCGTCCACGATGTGCTTTTGCTCTGGCGGTTCCGCACCGGCTCGTCTTGGGCGGAGATACCCGAGCGCTATGGCCCTTCGACGACCTGCTACAACCGGTTCGTCCGCTGGCGCAAGGCCGAGGTGTGGGATCGGCTGCTCGCTACGGTATCCGTCGCCTTCGACGGTCAAATTGTAATGATCGACTCCACCTGTGTCCGCGTCCACCAGCATGGTGCGTCGGGCAACAAGGGGGAGCCGGTGGGACGTTCCCGAGGTGGACTGACGACCAAGATCCATATGCGCCAAGGGACAGCCGCGCCATACGATGGAAGATGTTTCGCGGCATCCGAAAGCTTATCGCAGCGCGCGGACGGTGGATATGTCCGAACTCGCTAATCGGCGAAAGTAGGCCACCGAGCCTATGTGCGCTCTGTACAGATCAGAGCGCGCTGCTTTACGCCCGCGGGCTGGTGATGACGATCTGCTCGATCATGTTGGCGTGGGCCGCCGGCCTCATTGAAGTCAAATGCCGTGTGAGAGGTGCACTCTGGTCACGAGAGTTCGTACGCCACAGAGCAAGTCTGCCTACTGGGCTCGGACCGAGCCCAGTAGGCAGACTTGCTCTAAGGGTTAATCTCGCCCGAGAATTAGGCCGCCGGTGGGCACGCCTATGCCAGCTGTTACCACCAGACGGCTTCACAGCTCGAAAATGAAATCGAGAATTCACCCAATTCCTCGGTTATCTATGCCAGCACGCTGGGCGGCGCAATCCACACCTGCCTCACATAGCGCCCCCATATCCGTGGTATGGTTTGAGCCACACCCGCATTGATACAGCCCCTCCTGTTCAACCACGCATCGGCATTTTCCGGCTGGGCGTGATCTGGAGGTTTATACAGTGAGCGAGAAATTCGGCGGCCTGGCCGTCTTTGCCGTCACCATCATAGGCGCATTTGCGGCGACGCCCGCTGCGGCGCAGCGCGGGCCGACCAATACGCAGGTAATCCCGATGGAAGGGGCAAATACCTGCCCGACCGGCTGGCTGACGGGCAATGGCACGTCGGCCCGGCCGGCGCTCAAGCATTGCTATCCCCAATCGAATGGCCAATCGGCGATGGCCTATCGCAAGCGCGGTTCGTGCATGGAAGGCTATGGCGAGAACGGCGACGAATGGTGCCTGAAAGGCTTTGTCACCGTCCCCGAATATGCGGCCGCCCACAAGATCGATAAGCGCGACATCCGCGATCGCTGCCCGGCAGGTTATCACAGCTACAAAATGGTCTGCTCGAGCCAATATGCCGAAGCATCGTCGGCCCGCTACAAGGGCGCGGCCGACTGCAAGCCGACCGAGCTGGTTGAATGGGGCCTGTGGTGTGTCTCCAACTACCAGAAACTTTCCGCCATTCAGGTGAGCAGCGCGGCCAAGCGCGACTGGAACAACATTTATACGGGCACGCGGGGTCAATCGCCGCTGCAGAGCCCCGACGACGATTATAGCGAGCTGTACCGCAAGCTTTTCGGCGAGCCCAAGGCCGCCCAGAGCATCAACGAGCGTGTGGCACCGGGTGCGGTCGGCAAGGGACTGGGCTCGACGTCCGGCAACCGCAGTGAGGCTAAGCCTTGCGAAACCGGTCGCGCAGTCGGCGGCATGCTGGGCGGCAAGCTTGGCAAGGCAATTGGCGGGGCTGCTGCAGGCTGTTGATCTGCACGCCTGACTTCAGGTGAGAGTGCACAGGGGATTTTCCGGCGAACCAGCGCGGCCCCCTGTGCGCTTTCCAAGGTGGACACGGGTGTTCGATGACGGGTTGTTATTGCCCGGACGCCGGGGCGTTGCCTGTGGTTTAATGTCAGTATACTGCCTGGTTCGAGCGGGATGGGCGCTAGGGTGCCCATTGCCATGGCTGCTCTCCATCGGCGGATCTCTCACCCACAACCCATCACTTCGCACGCGGAAGTTGCGATCCGGCCGCTTCCTCTCCCATGGCAGCCGTTCTCGGTGCTGCGATTTGGTAAAGACGACCGGACGAATGCTTTCGGGATCGACAGCTTGCCGGTCCAATGACCGGTTATGAGCGCCTAGCTGACGTTGCTGCTAGGAAGAGCGGATACGAAGGGGAATGTGGTGGGCGCTGCAAGGCCGTCGCCCGGCGGTAGCCATAACGACCATATTGCTTTGCCAGTGCGATGATATCCTCGGTCAGCGCCTGTTCGTCATCCGCCCCGCGCGGCACCTTGGGTTGCGTCGATCGATGCTGATCCAACACGCGGCAGACCCGTCGTCTCAGCGTCTCAGCATCTCAGCGTCTCAGTGTCTCGGTGCCGGAGGTCAGCGTGATTCCGGAAAGTTCAGCCGGGCCGCCCGATATGCCGGCAAAGATGCGTGCTCCGCCTGCCAGCTCAGTTCCTGATCATCCGTGCCGCTCTTCTCATAGGCAAAATGGCTTGAGCGGCTCGATCGCGCTCTCGTCGATGCGTAGATGCCAGTCATAGTCCACTCTCCCGGCGGGCTGCGCAGCTGCGCTGTTCGCGCTGCTGACACATGCAGCCGCACCGATAAGGAACAGGGCTGTACGTGAAGTCATCAAAGGCATGCTGCCCCTCTTGGTCCGTTGGGCATCTGCTGATGGCTCGAAGACTTGCCCCCCGCATCCATGGGGATTGTTGAACTGCGCCTTTTCAACGAGTTGCGTGGCATTCAACACCGCCACACAGGGGATAAAATGAAGACGTTCGGAACCACTGCTGCAGTTGCCTTTGCCCTGCTTTCGGCCCCCGCGGCGTTTGCGCAGGACAGTTCGCCATTTTCCGGTGGCTATGTCGGCGTGCAGGCTGGCCTTGCCCAGATCGACAGCGCGCATAACGATCTCGATTACTGGTATTATGCGGCTCAGAACCAGTCGGAAAAGGATACCGGCGTCCAGGCGGGCATAAAGGGGGGATATGACATTGTATCGGGCGCGCTCATCGCCGGCGTTCTCGCCGAAGTGAATGTCGGCAAGGTCAACAGCTTTGCCGAGGTCACGCCGGAGGCTCCGAGCTATGCCATCGGCACCAAGGCCACGATGCTTGGTTCGGCGCGGGCGAAGCTCGGTTTCACGAGCGGCAATCTTGCTGCCTTTGCAACGGGCGGTCTGGCCTTTTCGAATGCCAAGCATAAATATCGCGAGACCGATGGCACCGGCGAATATTTCGACGGCAAGGGCGATCGTAGCGGCTATGTCTTCGGTTTCGGCGCGGCCTATGCCGTTTCGAAAAATGCATCGATCGGGCTTGATGTCAGCCGTTATCAGTTCGGTTCGCGGACGCATGACCTGCGCGACAGCGATGGCGAGATCATCGATGCTCGCTGGCGTCTGAAGGACCGTATCGAAACGGTCGCGGTCAGCTACAACCTGCACTTCTGATCACCGAGGTGTGTTGGAGGGGAAAGGGCCTTGCGTAAGCAGGGTCCTTTTCTCCCCAGTCCCAGATCACAAATTGAGCTGTCCGCGCTGGACGGCGGCGTACACTGCCTCGCCCCGCGAATTGACTTCCAGTTTGCGGTAGATCGCCTTGACATATCCGCCCACGGTTAAGGGCGATATGCCGAGTTCGCGGGCTGCAGATTTGTAGCTATAGCCGCGCGCGAACAGCGCCAGCAATTCGGCCTCGCGCGGGGTCAGTTGTTCGCCCCCGGCCGGGTCCGCTGCGGCAGGCTCCGCTGCGCGCAGGCGCTCAAGCAGGAAAACCGCAGCAGCGGCACTGATCGGGGCGCCGCCGTCGAGCGTGACGCGAATACCATCAATTATCGCTTCGGCCGCTGCATCCTTCAAAAGATAGCCGTCTGCCCCAGCCGAAAGCGCGGACACCACGGTGTCTCGGTCGCCAAAGGCGGTGATGACGAGCGACAATATGCCGGCTTGCTTCAGCGTCGGAATGATTGTCAGGCCATTGCCATCGGGCAGGCCGAGGTCGGTGAGCACCAGATCGGGCCGTTGTGCGATCAGCGCCCCCATTTCTGTCAGCGATGTGGCTACGCCGCACAGTTCCAGATCATCGGCTGTTTCGATAATTTCAATGAAATAGTCGCGCACCGGTGCGCTGTCTTCGAGCACGCCGATCCGGCGTGGCCATGCAGCGGTCATGCTGCTGCTTCCCGCAGGGTTTGCGCCAGCGGCACATG is part of the Sphingomonas sp. C3-2 genome and harbors:
- a CDS encoding DUF1838 family protein; translated protein: MMSIDLSLDRRSALLGLGAATAGLSLVATARASTAPGARPENSLPIGDPHFNMRTLARLQGDLSGRTVYAYSAGQVYGVRAGRALGLGEYGLRMYGYEGCSVRRSHIREDGKIETRSRSWLFYKDLDRNVFLDRYTNPYTGKTVDVPVFRAGITGEVLGPNGLELKANFGMKSSVFGKPIALDIVTIGDRAVVTRHGFTQWTPPGTNEPRTEFTTDSWACALADLQTEDAPAIKSTHAWTSQTEWQTWLQMPNDLDGAHIWRAEGGNVYSIEELPHGFVQYCMARDPNLLTGALG
- a CDS encoding alpha/beta hydrolase, which gives rise to MRKVVSPLVLGAILLTSCLPLHAQPAQAPTDRGGQKSGGKVADPGRLLSVEDLNPSYSLSEAGKAYAIRYTSTDGITGTGIVTVSGALFMPKGAPPAGGWPVVAWTHGTVGIGDNCAPSRNPRSERDSAYLNKWLQAGYAIVATDYQGLGTPGPHPYMNSRAAAHSTLDSIRAVVNGRLNLANKALLVGQSQGAAAAFATAGLASEYAPDLQIRGAIATGIPNLIPPDENDKGEVASYDPSKGNKVDPTIAYLLYIAENARQIDSRMDPAAVFTEQALPLIRKSADLCVRAMFEEVFDKKMKRNDTFKADFMKYYAEYFRVNTYPSLRVAMPIFIGIGGADVDAPTALQVNFVKKVCEAGSKVEAHIYPGLNHSDTVGRSVLNSTLFAQAVMNSKSIANTCESEIISH
- a CDS encoding antitoxin Xre-like helix-turn-helix domain-containing protein, whose product is MASIAHPENSPSMPDLGGPALRAFFGIAQAWHLSETEQLKLLGLVSRSTLHSWKAGKVTKVSRDTLERISYLLGIFKAINILLPMPDRADAWMRAANKAPLFGGRSALDRMTSGNVADLFVVRQYLDAQRG
- a CDS encoding RES family NAD+ phosphorylase translates to MTFTAYQPQLAATDWRVYRIVPSIFPPVSLFDRISHPADLEALFAVEALTNDRLREEVGDISLVPVEDRVTGPGSTPFMASFTHLSPQGGRFNTPDFGAYYASPEIETAIAETRYHREEFLSFTNEGPVDVDMRVYLARVMGDLHDARTDAPLEIYDPDNHSHGQALATVLRHSGSNGLIYASVRAPGGNCVAVFRPRLLSECRQERHLTYRWDGHRVTQIYEKRDFSPNGRAPET
- a CDS encoding outer membrane protein; its protein translation is MKTFGTTAAVAFALLSAPAAFAQDSSPFSGGYVGVQAGLAQIDSAHNDLDYWYYAAQNQSEKDTGVQAGIKGGYDIVSGALIAGVLAEVNVGKVNSFAEVTPEAPSYAIGTKATMLGSARAKLGFTSGNLAAFATGGLAFSNAKHKYRETDGTGEYFDGKGDRSGYVFGFGAAYAVSKNASIGLDVSRYQFGSRTHDLRDSDGEIIDARWRLKDRIETVAVSYNLHF
- a CDS encoding response regulator transcription factor, translated to MTAAWPRRIGVLEDSAPVRDYFIEIIETADDLELCGVATSLTEMGALIAQRPDLVLTDLGLPDGNGLTIIPTLKQAGILSLVITAFGDRDTVVSALSAGADGYLLKDAAAEAIIDGIRVTLDGGAPISAAAAVFLLERLRAAEPAAADPAGGEQLTPREAELLALFARGYSYKSAARELGISPLTVGGYVKAIYRKLEVNSRGEAVYAAVQRGQLNL